A genomic region of Entelurus aequoreus isolate RoL-2023_Sb linkage group LG19, RoL_Eaeq_v1.1, whole genome shotgun sequence contains the following coding sequences:
- the mafaa gene encoding transcription factor MafAa: MAADLAMSAELPSSPLAIEYVNDFDLMKFEVKKEPPEAERYCHRLPSGSLSSTPISTPCSSVPSSPSFCDASPGGAQPGQNLSVGASSGSGGGGGNTGNVNGGSGGKPPLDDLYWIPNYQHHINPEALNLTPEDAVEALIGNAQHHHLHPQAYDGFRGQQYAGEDLSAASHHHHHHPAHLHHHHHHHSSHHHHHARLEERFSDEQLVSMTVRELNRQLRGFSKEEVIRLKQKRRTLKNRGYAQSCRFKRVQQRHMLESEKSSLQSQVEQLKQDVARLAKERDLYKEKYEKLASRTFSAKQADFFMRPSSTAVPELRAPSSACLPAICR, encoded by the exons ATGGCCGCCGACCTCGCCATGAGCGCGGAGCTGCCCAGCAGCCCCCTGGCCATCGAGTACGTCAACGACTTCGACCTGATGAAGTTCGAGGTGAAGAAGGAGCCGCCGGAGGCCGAGCGGTACTGCCACCGCCTCCCGTCGGGCTCGCTGTCCTCCACGCCCATCAGCACGCCCTGCTCGTCGGTGCCGTCCTCGCCCAGCTTCTGCGACGCCAGCCCCGGCGGCGCGCAGCCCGGCCAGAACCTCTCCGTCGGCGCGAGTAGCggcagcggcggcggcggcggtaaCACCGGCAACGTGAACGGGGGAAGCGGCGGGAAGCCTCCGCTGGACGACCTGTACTGGATCCCCAACTACCAGCACCACATCAACCCGGAAGCGCTCAACCTGACCCCGGAGGACGCGGTGGAGGCCCTCATCGGCAACGCGCAGCACCACCACCTCCACCCGCAGGCCTACGACGGCTTCCGCGGGCAGCAGTACGCCGGGGAAGACTTAAGCGCGGCCtcgcaccaccaccaccaccacccggcGCACctgcaccaccaccaccaccaccacagcagccaccaccaccaccacgccCGCCTGGAGGAGCGCTTCTCGGACGAGCAGCTGGTCAGCATGACGGTGCGGGAGTTGAACCGGCAGCTGCGCGGCTTCAGCAAGGAGGAGGTGATCCGCCTCAAGCAGAAGCGGCGCACGCTGAAGAACCGCGGCTACGCGCAGTCGTGCCGCTTCAAGCGCGTCCAGCAGCGCCACATGTTGGAGAGCGAGAAGTCGAGCCTGCAGAGCCAGGTGGAGCAGCTGAAGCAGGACGTggcgcgcctcgccaaggagcgaGATCTTTACAAGGAGAAGTACGAGAAGTTAGCGAGCAGGACCTTCTCCGCCAAGCAGGCCGACTTTTTCAT GCGCCCGTCATCCACTGCTGTGCCCGAACTCCGAGCTCCTTCCTCGGCCTGCCTGCCTGCCATCTgccgctga